In Sphingobacterium sp. PCS056, the following proteins share a genomic window:
- a CDS encoding DNA polymerase III subunit alpha: protein MLLNLHSYYSLRHGTLSLDELLEGMLTNGYDTAVLTDINNSTGSIDFIRKGQQAGLNILAGMEFRQDDTCCFIAIAQNERGFSEINAYRTQLNFENAKVPLQAPEFKEVFVIYPLQRMGSFALKDYEYMGIRPSERSKAILMDKQLLSKAVILAPVTFRTADHIFHRQLRAIDHNLLISQLSDEQVAPVDEVFVPKARLMKIYADLPQLLNNTHRLLAQCRFQMDFHSVKNKATFTGNRYNDKQLLLKYTGDGFEHRYAKNDPIARERIARELEIIEQLNFSSYFLITDDICRYARHRDYHYVGRGSGANSAVAYCLGITDVDPIALKLPFERFLNPKRKSPPDFDVDFSWRDRDDMYDYIFNRYQHGYTALMGAMSTFRSRSILRELGKVYGLPKSEIDRLVHEPEHMLNKNEVTNTILSVYNRMADFPNQRTIHASGVLISEQPLVSYCAVDYPPKGLPTMQFDMYVAEEIGFEKFDILSQRGIGHIKDCREIVHANQGITIDTRQPKRFFEDPHIAQQLRSANTIGCFYIESPAMRQLLTKLHCDDYLTLVAASSIIRPGVSSSGMMAAFIQRHHDPSQVVYPHPVFKEQLEETYGVMVYQEDVMKIANAYGGLDMADADVLRRMMSGKYRSKDHLIEIEGKYFDNCKAKGYDEKVSREIWRQMESFAGYSFNKAHSASFAVESYQSLYLKTYFPLEFMVSVLNNYGGFYNRKVYVNEARVAGATICLPCINRSEYQTSIHGSDIYLGFDCMQHVESKQVERLIEERTRNGLYQNLEQFIRRTGTGLEQLIILIRIGAFRSFGSSKKELLWEAHLLLNKHTKASPSAELFESNSRKPVLPPLDSHILEDYYDEMELIGFCVSGTLFDLARSDFRGDVQSRELMDHVGKTVRMVGDFVAEKFVKTKRGELMKFGTFLDIEGKFFDTVHFPPSLVQYPLRGAGIYLIEGKVVQEFGCPSLEVIRCAKMPLKPDPRSI, encoded by the coding sequence ATGCTCCTTAATCTGCACAGTTACTATAGCCTTAGACATGGCACCTTAAGTCTCGACGAACTGCTGGAAGGCATGCTTACCAATGGCTACGATACTGCCGTGCTCACCGATATCAACAACAGTACCGGTTCGATAGACTTTATCCGCAAAGGCCAGCAGGCAGGACTCAATATTCTGGCCGGCATGGAATTCCGTCAGGACGACACCTGCTGTTTTATCGCCATTGCACAAAATGAACGGGGCTTTAGCGAGATCAATGCCTACCGTACACAGCTCAATTTCGAGAACGCAAAAGTTCCTCTGCAGGCACCAGAGTTCAAGGAAGTATTTGTCATCTATCCCTTGCAGCGCATGGGCAGTTTTGCCCTGAAAGACTACGAATATATGGGTATCCGTCCGTCGGAGCGGAGCAAGGCGATCCTGATGGATAAGCAGTTGCTTTCCAAAGCCGTTATACTGGCACCCGTAACATTCCGCACGGCAGATCATATCTTTCATCGTCAGCTCAGAGCTATTGATCACAATCTGCTCATCTCGCAGCTCTCGGACGAACAAGTAGCACCTGTCGATGAAGTTTTTGTACCCAAAGCACGGCTGATGAAAATCTATGCCGATCTCCCACAGCTCTTGAACAACACCCATCGATTGTTGGCACAATGCCGCTTTCAGATGGATTTCCACAGCGTGAAGAACAAAGCTACCTTCACCGGAAATCGGTATAATGATAAACAGCTCCTGCTCAAATATACCGGAGATGGATTCGAACACCGCTATGCCAAGAACGACCCCATAGCCCGGGAACGCATAGCACGCGAACTGGAAATCATTGAACAGCTCAATTTTTCCAGTTACTTTCTCATCACGGACGATATCTGCCGTTATGCCCGTCATCGCGATTACCATTACGTAGGTCGGGGTTCCGGTGCCAATTCCGCAGTTGCTTACTGTCTGGGCATTACTGATGTCGATCCCATTGCCCTCAAACTACCTTTCGAGCGTTTCCTCAATCCCAAGCGTAAAAGTCCGCCCGATTTTGATGTTGACTTTAGTTGGCGAGACCGTGACGATATGTATGACTATATTTTCAACCGTTATCAGCACGGCTATACCGCGCTAATGGGAGCGATGAGCACCTTTCGGTCACGGAGTATCCTGCGAGAACTTGGCAAAGTTTATGGCCTCCCCAAATCCGAAATTGACCGTCTTGTACACGAACCCGAGCATATGCTCAATAAAAATGAAGTGACCAATACCATCTTGAGCGTCTACAACCGTATGGCCGATTTTCCCAATCAGCGGACCATCCACGCCTCCGGAGTGCTTATTTCCGAACAGCCATTGGTCAGTTATTGTGCGGTCGACTATCCGCCAAAAGGATTGCCGACCATGCAGTTTGATATGTATGTCGCCGAAGAAATCGGATTTGAAAAATTCGATATCCTGTCCCAACGCGGTATCGGTCATATTAAAGACTGTCGGGAGATCGTACATGCCAATCAGGGCATTACGATTGATACCCGTCAGCCAAAACGATTTTTCGAAGATCCGCATATCGCCCAGCAGCTTCGCTCGGCCAATACCATCGGCTGTTTTTACATCGAGAGCCCCGCCATGCGGCAGCTGCTAACCAAACTGCATTGTGACGATTACCTTACGCTCGTTGCCGCATCCTCCATCATCCGACCAGGTGTATCGAGCAGCGGCATGATGGCTGCCTTTATCCAGCGGCACCATGACCCCAGTCAGGTGGTATATCCGCATCCCGTATTCAAAGAGCAGCTGGAAGAAACCTATGGTGTCATGGTTTATCAGGAAGACGTGATGAAGATCGCCAATGCCTACGGTGGGCTGGATATGGCCGATGCCGATGTCCTCCGTCGTATGATGTCCGGTAAATACAGAAGCAAAGATCACCTCATCGAGATCGAGGGGAAGTATTTTGACAACTGCAAGGCAAAAGGGTATGACGAAAAAGTGAGCCGGGAGATCTGGCGGCAGATGGAGAGTTTTGCAGGGTACTCGTTCAACAAAGCCCATTCCGCCTCCTTTGCTGTCGAGAGTTATCAAAGTCTCTATCTCAAGACCTATTTTCCACTCGAATTTATGGTCAGCGTGCTCAACAATTATGGCGGTTTTTATAACCGCAAAGTCTATGTCAACGAAGCCCGTGTCGCGGGCGCTACCATCTGTCTGCCCTGTATCAACCGGTCGGAGTATCAGACCAGCATTCATGGCAGCGATATCTATCTCGGTTTTGACTGCATGCAGCACGTAGAATCCAAACAAGTTGAACGGTTAATAGAAGAGCGGACGCGTAATGGGTTGTACCAGAATCTTGAACAGTTTATCAGACGTACAGGTACTGGGCTCGAGCAGTTGATCATTCTTATCCGTATCGGTGCATTTCGCAGTTTCGGTAGCAGTAAAAAAGAACTGCTCTGGGAAGCACATCTTTTGCTGAACAAGCACACAAAAGCGAGTCCAAGTGCCGAACTGTTTGAATCCAATAGCCGAAAACCCGTTTTGCCCCCTTTGGATAGCCACATCCTGGAGGACTATTATGATGAGATGGAACTTATCGGTTTCTGTGTCAGCGGTACCCTCTTTGATCTTGCCCGGAGTGATTTTCGGGGCGATGTGCAGAGCCGTGAACTGATGGATCATGTCGGTAAGACCGTACGTATGGTAGGCGATTTTGTAGCCGAAAAGTTTGTTAAGACCAAGCGTGGCGAGCTGATGAAATTCGGCACCTTCCTGGATATCGAAGGCAAGTTTTTCGATACCGTACATTTTCCACCCTCGCTCGTGCAATATCCATTGCGGGGAGCAGGTATCTACCTCATAGAAGGGAAGGTGGTGCAGGAGTTTGGTTGTCCATCACTGGAAGTGATCCGCTGTGCCAAGATGCCCCTTAAGCCAGATCCAAGGAGTATATAA
- a CDS encoding GNAT family N-acetyltransferase — translation MDITLVKYIEDDFDSFKRMVSDEETMRFITGIVWTEDDARLQFDAMLRMNTQHEKLGFFKVVNQKNEFIGNCSLESYKYDAAILEIGYVLKREFWRMGYGTAILQQLVYKANNSYPNMDVIAIIDPENEASRKLLCKNGFESYFRGMEDGKFSEKFILKNLHAD, via the coding sequence ATGGATATAACCCTGGTCAAATATATAGAAGATGACTTTGATTCTTTTAAAAGAATGGTAAGTGATGAGGAGACAATGAGATTCATAACCGGAATAGTTTGGACAGAAGACGATGCAAGATTACAGTTCGATGCAATGCTGCGAATGAATACTCAACACGAAAAATTAGGCTTTTTTAAAGTAGTCAATCAGAAAAACGAATTTATAGGAAACTGTTCACTGGAATCCTACAAATATGATGCTGCAATTCTTGAAATTGGCTATGTCCTTAAGAGAGAATTTTGGAGAATGGGCTATGGAACGGCAATTCTACAACAGCTCGTTTACAAAGCCAATAATTCATATCCAAACATGGATGTGATTGCGATAATCGATCCGGAGAATGAGGCTTCAAGAAAATTACTTTGCAAAAATGGTTTTGAAAGCTATTTCAGAGGAATGGAAGATGGTAAGTTTTCTGAAAAGTTTATATTGAAAAATCTGCACGCAGACTAA
- a CDS encoding YhcG family protein, protein MKFTKLVNSIRNTHSELYLAAAKAVNQSLTVRNWLIGLSIVEFEQQGEDRAKYGEKLLSDLALSIKIKGLSETNLKLCRQFYIAYPNILATIKAMFENKGYLISQTVSDQLQNTNFENDIYQKSLHHQFNSDRIKPEELLTKLSYSHFLELISISDLSKREFFEIETIKNTWSVRELRRQINTLYFERSGISKKPDQLSKIINEKAERMNPEDIIKSPFTFEFLGISPKDVVYENDLEKALLDHLETFLLEMGHGFCFESKQKRILIGGEYFFIDLVFYHRILKCHVLVELKVDEAKHEHIGQLKTYVNYYKKEIMQKDDNPPVGILLVTNQNKALVEYAIADSDQQLFVSKYLLELPSEKELIAEIQRENNVLREQEEIYKKVAKDNYKR, encoded by the coding sequence ATGAAATTTACTAAACTTGTAAATAGTATCCGAAATACTCACAGTGAGTTATATCTTGCTGCAGCGAAAGCGGTGAACCAGTCGCTAACAGTGCGCAATTGGCTGATTGGTCTGTCTATTGTTGAATTTGAACAACAGGGTGAAGATAGAGCTAAATATGGTGAGAAATTACTTTCTGATCTAGCTTTGTCTATTAAGATCAAAGGATTGTCTGAGACAAATTTGAAACTATGCAGACAGTTTTATATTGCATATCCTAACATCCTTGCTACAATAAAGGCTATGTTCGAAAACAAGGGTTATCTAATTAGTCAGACAGTGTCTGACCAATTACAAAACACTAATTTTGAAAACGATATATACCAAAAATCATTGCATCACCAGTTTAATTCTGACCGCATAAAGCCTGAAGAATTGCTTACAAAGCTATCATATTCTCATTTCTTGGAATTGATATCCATTTCAGATCTAAGTAAAAGAGAATTTTTTGAAATCGAAACTATAAAAAACACATGGAGTGTAAGAGAACTGAGAAGGCAAATCAATACACTCTATTTTGAAAGGAGTGGAATCAGTAAGAAACCTGACCAACTGTCTAAAATTATAAATGAGAAGGCTGAACGCATGAATCCGGAAGATATTATTAAATCTCCCTTCACCTTCGAATTTCTCGGTATAAGTCCTAAAGATGTTGTTTACGAAAATGATCTTGAAAAGGCACTATTGGATCATCTAGAGACTTTTCTATTAGAAATGGGACACGGCTTTTGTTTTGAGTCTAAACAAAAACGTATATTGATCGGTGGCGAATACTTCTTTATCGATCTCGTTTTCTATCATCGCATATTAAAATGTCATGTTTTAGTAGAACTAAAAGTAGATGAAGCTAAGCATGAGCATATAGGCCAATTGAAAACTTATGTAAACTATTATAAGAAGGAGATAATGCAAAAAGATGACAACCCTCCTGTAGGAATACTGCTTGTCACTAATCAGAACAAAGCACTGGTAGAATATGCTATTGCAGATAGCGATCAGCAATTATTTGTGAGTAAATATTTGCTTGAATTACCCTCAGAAAAAGAACTCATCGCAGAAATTCAAAGGGAAAATAATGTGTTAAGAGAACAGGAAGAAATTTATAAAAAGGTAGCTAAAGACAATTATAAAAGGTAA
- a CDS encoding SOS response-associated peptidase encodes MCWDISLYSDLEIVKKAFPKLRDERKQLDYDYRYFENVQAITFPAYPIIYKDKEGEELGLLEMEWGVLPTYIKDPKEQEDRRRNMINVRSERILADSKSYWHRLKNQRCLIPVSGTFEHRKVHGWKKKVPYFIGEKGREIFYIPGLYQWHEIVDEEGEIHKIGSFGMLTREANTVMGQIHNDGPNKRRMPLFLTPELEQQWLSAKDEEALIPIFNYEISDQELDYYPVYTLRGYPNRPDGKHRYEPYQWSDLPPLGQDGPMQQSLF; translated from the coding sequence ATGTGCTGGGACATATCACTTTATTCCGATCTTGAAATCGTCAAGAAAGCATTCCCTAAGTTACGGGACGAACGCAAACAGCTCGATTACGACTACCGTTATTTTGAAAATGTGCAGGCCATCACCTTTCCCGCATATCCCATTATCTACAAAGACAAAGAAGGCGAGGAGCTGGGCTTACTTGAAATGGAGTGGGGCGTATTGCCTACCTATATCAAAGATCCCAAAGAGCAGGAAGACCGCCGTCGCAATATGATCAATGTGCGGAGCGAGCGGATCCTTGCCGATAGTAAATCCTATTGGCATAGACTCAAAAATCAACGTTGTCTTATCCCTGTATCCGGCACCTTTGAGCACCGTAAAGTACACGGATGGAAAAAGAAAGTACCCTATTTCATTGGAGAGAAAGGAAGAGAGATCTTCTATATCCCAGGTTTATACCAATGGCACGAGATTGTTGACGAGGAAGGAGAGATCCATAAAATAGGAAGTTTCGGTATGCTTACCCGTGAAGCCAATACCGTTATGGGCCAGATCCATAACGATGGACCGAACAAAAGACGAATGCCCTTATTCTTAACTCCTGAACTCGAACAGCAATGGCTATCCGCCAAAGATGAAGAAGCACTCATTCCTATTTTCAATTATGAGATCTCCGATCAGGAGCTGGATTACTATCCTGTTTATACTTTAAGAGGATATCCCAATAGGCCAGATGGAAAGCATCGGTACGAGCCCTATCAATGGTCAGATCTGCCACCTTTAGGACAGGATGGACCCATGCAGCAAAGTTTGTTTTAG